In the genome of Hirundo rustica isolate bHirRus1 chromosome 23, bHirRus1.pri.v3, whole genome shotgun sequence, the window TCTATTGGGCAGCCATGTGTGCCCTCGCCTATTTCTACATGGTGAGTgtcccttctcccagctctggggtgaaCCTGACTCTGAGATTCCTCTGGATGCATTCTCCAGGTGTGGAGTTTCCACCACGGTGTGCTgttcctgtgtctgtgtgtccagaGAGCTAGAGCCTCTATGGAGGTGGAAATGGAATGGGTCCTTTCTTCCCAAAACTAGCGGGTTTTGTGTGAGGTGTTCTTAGTAGCGTTGAAAAATCCGTGATTCTGGCAGCTGGGGTGTGGAGGATGCCCTAAGATAGAGCAGATCCCAGCTGGTATTGCTACTGTGTGAAGATCCTGTGATCCCAGCAAAGCTAAAGCTCTGTGTTtcacctcagctctgcagctgttCAGTCCTGGAACTTGTGGGTGTGTGTCTGCTTTGTGTCCTGGCAGGTCTCCTCGTGGGGCGGCTACGTCTTCCTGATCAACCTCATCCCCCTGCACGTCCTGGTGCTGATGCTCACCGGGCGCTTCTCCCACAGGATCTACGTAGCCTACTGCACAGTCTACTGCTTGGGAACCATCCTCTCCATGCAGATCTCCTTCGTTGGCTTCCAGGTGGGCACCAGGAGGGTTTGCAGACTCAGGGATGGGTTGTAGCAGAGCAGCAGCGCGCTGGCACCTGCTTTTACTTCTTGTCTTCATCACTGAGGTTATAAGTGGGTGCTGACTCCTTGTTCCAGGTTCCATTGTGCTGATTCCTTGCCACCTTTGGCACAATGAGCCTTTGGCTGTGCTGGATGACTTTCAGAGCTCCTAATCTTACCAGCGCTGGTTgtcttttaaaatctctttggtTTTGGTGAAGGAAACACTCATGCCATGTTGTGTCTCGGTATGGCAGGAAACAGGCCTGCTCAGCTCATGTTTTCAAGAGAATCCGGTTAATTTTCCATATGGATTCTTATCAGAATCAAAGCAGATGGAAAAGGACTcgtgccagctgtgccagtcAGAGGGAGGGAACATTTGATCATTTTCCTGTGACTGGCACAGATTGTGCCGAGCAGGGATTTGTGTAAAAAGCCGTCTCCATGTCTGACCGTGCTCTGCCTCACTCCCAgcctgtcctctcctcggaGCACATGGCTGCCCTTGGAGTCTTTGGCTTGTGCCAGATCCATGCCTTCGTGGACTACCTCCGGAGCAAGCTGAACCCACAGCAGTTCGAAATCCTCTTCAGGAGCGTCATTTCCCTGGTCGGCTTCGTCCTCCTCTCCGTCGGGGCCGTGCTGATGCTCACAGGTAGCCCCAGGCCGTGGCCATTCCAAGGGTGTTTCACCCTCTTTCCTTGCTTCCAAAGGCATGGAATTTGTCCATCCTAGCTCTGTGTCACTGTGGTGCCAGTGCCCGTGAGTCCCTTCGAAGGGGGAGGTTGGGACCTGCCCAGATTTGTgcattaacaaaaaatatttaagcagcAGCCCTTAGAAGGGAGGGGCAGAGACTCTGGGGACaccaggctggtgctgcagaTACTGACTGTTGCTCTGTAGCAGCAAAGAGATGCTAAAAAAAAGATTGGGCAGGGAGTTTTTTAGAGTGAAATTGCATTGtatttcctttctaaaatgGCAGGTTTGAGTAATAGAGATTCTAAACGAGGTCTGGGATCACCCATTCAGCCTCACACGTGCTTCCCTGGGAGAGTGCTGTCAACATTGCCCGTTACTTTGCTGGATCCaaagaggttttgttttctccactATCCTAGGGAAAATCTCCCCATGGACGGGGCGTTTCTATTCCCTGCTGGACCCTTCCTATGCCAAGAACAACATCCCCATCATCGCCTCTGTCTCTGAGCACCAGCCCACCACTTGGTCCTCCTACTACTTCGACCTGCAGCTCCTTGTTTTCATGTTCCCAGGTGAGTCACCGGACCCTGAGTCAGTCACCAGAGGgttttcctgcctcttctggctctgcccagcctgctGGGGAACactgtgtccctctgtgtcctCCTTTGTCTCTCAGtgcctggttttatttcatCTCTGAGCTGAACCTGacccttttttctcccccctcacAGTTGGTCTCTACTACTGCTTCAGCAACCTCTCAGATGCCCGTATCTTCATCATCATGTACGGCGTGACCAGCATGTACTTCTCAGCTGTCATGGTGAGGGCTGCGGGTGCACCACCGAGTGATCATAACAATTTAGTTTGTGTTTCAGAACCTAGTGATGATTCTTTCATCCTGAGGGCTTTTCTCCCTTCCATAAACGTGGTTTTGTTTTGCCCATCTCTGCAGTGAGGGAAGGTGAAGTTGCAAAACTCAGTGGTTTGGGTGTTACTCGTGTCCCTGTGGCCTGGTCAGTGTTCCTGagctcccagagctgagctcccaGTGCAGGCTCAAACAAATTCTCCGGGCTTTCAAGCAGGGACTGGTGACAAACAGTTGCTGATGAGCCCATTTCCACTCTTCCTGCGGCACACTGAACACTAAATATGGTTGAGTTCTGGTGTGGAGGCAGCTACCAATCCTTGCTTCCACCTAAGATTGCTGAAGTGACCTCGATTTCCCATGTGGGCCAATTTTGAGCATTTCAGGGCATTTCCCTCGAGGGTGTCTGGGATGGTGGCAGCTCCTCACATAAAGAAACAGCCACAGGTTTATCCTGAGGCTGATATATCCGCTGAATTTGAGGTGCTGGATTAGAAATGGCATCcaattccttcttctcttgGATTTCTGCTGGATTCCTTCTCCGACAGTTCTGCTGTTGCCATAGGTGCGTCTCATGCTGGTGCTGGCTCCGGTGATGTGCATCCTGTCCGGCATCGGGGTCTCTCAGGTGTTGTCCACCTACATGAAGAACCTGGATATCAGCCGGCCAGACAAGAAGAGCAAAAAGCAGCAAGACTCCACCTACCCCATTAAAAACGAGGTGAGCACCAGGCCGGCTCGGGAAGACGCCTGCTCCTGATGGGCTGAGTGCGGGAGGCCGTCGGCCCCGTCCCTCCGGTGCCGAGACCCTGGGTTGTTCCCGCAGGTTGCCAGCGGCATGATCCTGGTCATGGCGTTCTTCCTGATCACCTACACCTTCCACTCCACCTGGGTCACCAGCGAGGCCTATTCCTCCCCCTCCATCGTTCTCTCTGCCCGCGGCGGCGACGGCAGCAGGATCATCTTCGATGACTTCCGAGAAGCTTATTACTGGCTGCGGCACAACACGCCGGAGGTACGGGGGGCTGGGGCCTTGggcgcccggcgctgcccgctGAGGAGCTGACGCACGGCCGGTGTTTGGTGCAGGATGCCAAGGTGATGTCCTGGTGGGACTACGGCTACCAGATCACTGCCATGGCCAACCGGACCATCCTGGTGGACAACAACACCTGGAACAACACGCACATCTCCCGCGTCGGCCAGGTGagtccctccctccttcccccgcTGCCCTGGCCAGCCTTTGTGGGCACCACGTCAGCGCCGGCTGACACCACGTCTGCCCCAGGCCATGGCATCGACGGAGGAGAAAGCCTACGAGATCATGAGGGAGCTGGACGTCAGCTACGTGCTGGTCATCTTTGGCGGCCTCACCGGGTACTCGTCGGACGGTAAGGTCCCGCTGTGAGCCGggtcagacccagccagcagcGCTGGTGGCAGAGTCCCAcctccagctggggctgtggagTGAAAACAGGGCTGGAATGCTCCTCTCTGGAGCTGCACGTGCCTTTGGAGCTCTCCCTCAACCTTGCTTTTGGCCCCACCATGTCACCTGAACCCTCCCTCCTGGCCCACCAGCTCAACTTGACTCCTCATTCTTTTAGCTCATCCCAACTTCTTGTTCTTTCACCCCCTTGCTCTTTGCCTCTCAGCTCAACCCCAGCCCTCATTCTCTGCCCCCCAACTCTCTGCCTTGCAGATATCAACAAGTTCCTGTGGATGGTGCGGATCGGGGGCAGCACGGACACGGGGCGCCACATCAAGGAGCACGACTATTACACCCCCACCGGGGAGTTCCGAGTCGACCGCGAGGGCTCCCCGGTGCTGCTCAACTGCCTCATGTACAAGATGTGCTACTAC includes:
- the STT3A gene encoding dolichyl-diphosphooligosaccharide--protein glycosyltransferase subunit STT3A translates to MTKLGFLRLSYEKQDTLLKLLILSMAAVLSFSTRLFSVLRFESVIHEFDPYFNYRTTRFLAEEGFYKFHNWFDDRAWYPLGRIIGGTIYPGLMITSAAIYHVLHFFHITIDIRNVCVFLAPLFSSFTTIVTYHLTKELKDAGAGLLAAAMIAVVPGYISRSVAGSYDNEGIAIFCMLLTYYMWIKAVKTGSIYWAAMCALAYFYMVSSWGGYVFLINLIPLHVLVLMLTGRFSHRIYVAYCTVYCLGTILSMQISFVGFQPVLSSEHMAALGVFGLCQIHAFVDYLRSKLNPQQFEILFRSVISLVGFVLLSVGAVLMLTGKISPWTGRFYSLLDPSYAKNNIPIIASVSEHQPTTWSSYYFDLQLLVFMFPVGLYYCFSNLSDARIFIIMYGVTSMYFSAVMVRLMLVLAPVMCILSGIGVSQVLSTYMKNLDISRPDKKSKKQQDSTYPIKNEVASGMILVMAFFLITYTFHSTWVTSEAYSSPSIVLSARGGDGSRIIFDDFREAYYWLRHNTPEDAKVMSWWDYGYQITAMANRTILVDNNTWNNTHISRVGQAMASTEEKAYEIMRELDVSYVLVIFGGLTGYSSDDINKFLWMVRIGGSTDTGRHIKEHDYYTPTGEFRVDREGSPVLLNCLMYKMCYYRFGQVYTEAKRPPGYDRVRNAEIGNKDFELDVLEEAYTTEHWLVRIYKVKDLDNRGLSRT